ACGAATCGCACGATGCGCCAGACCGATCAGGCTTTTTAGGTCCGTTCGCTGTTCGGCGAGAAACTCTTTGATCCCCGCAACCACCCGCGCCGGAGTCATCGGGTCGTGGAAGGTGCCCGTGCCGATAGCGACGGCCGAAGCCCCGGCCATCATGAACTCGATCGCATCGGCCGCCGTGGCGATTCCCCCGATTCCGATCAAAGGCAGGGAGACTTTCCGGTAGACCTGCCAGACCATTCGTAAAGCCACCGGCTTAATAGCCGGGCCCGATAGACCGCCCACCACATTGGCCAGGACCGGCCGGCCTTTTCGGATATCAATGGCCATCCCCAGCAACGTATTGATAAGGCTGAGGCAATCGGCACCCGCCTCCTCCACCCGCTGGGCAATGAGCGTCACATCGGTGACGTTCGGCGAAAGCTTTACAATCAAAGGTTTCCGGGTCGCCCGACGCACTTCCCGGGTAACCCGGTAGGCCGTCTCGGGATCAGTTCCGAAAGCCATGCCGCCTTCTTTCACATTCGGACAGGAAATATTCAATTCAAAACCGGAGATCTCCGAATAATCCGTCAATCGCTCGACGACCCCCACATAATCGGGGATAGTCTTTCCAACCACATTGACAATGACTGGGGTTTGAAAAGGCCGCAAAAACGGGATAGCCTCCCGGATGAACGCCTCAACCCCGGGATTTTGCAAACCGATGGCGTTCAACATTCCAGCGGGAGTTTCATAGACCCGGGGCGGCGGATTCCCCGGCCAAGGCTCCAGGGAGACTCCTTTGGTCACCACCGCTCCAAACGTATCCGGAGCGAAAAACGGCAGATATTCGCGGCCGTAACCGTAAGTTCCGGAAGCTGGCAACACCGGATTTCTTAGTGTCAACCCAGCCAGCCGGATTTCCAGCGAAGGTTCGTTCATTCCAAATCCACCTCATCCATGGCGAAAACCGGGCCATCCACACATACCCGGCGATAACCTGCCTTGTGTTTACAGACGCAACCCAGGCATGCCCCTACTCCGCAGGCCATATAGGACTCCAACGACAATTGCCCGGCGATCCCGCGCTCCAGCGCCACTTGGCGCACTGCTTTCAACATCGGAGTCGGACCGCAGGCCACCATAAAATCGTAATCTTTCTGGCGCAGTTGCGCCTCAAGAACGGCGGTAACCAGCCCCTTCCGGCCATAGCTTCCGTCTTCCGTGACGGAGTGGACCCGTATATCCGCCGCTTCCCACTGCTCCAGCACCAAGAGATCGCGCTGCGTCCGCCCGCCGTAAAAGAGCTCCACCCGAAGCCCCGGCCGAGCGCGCCGCAACTCCTCCGCCAGGCAGAAAAGGGGCGGCATGCCGACCCCGCCGGCGACCAGAGCCAAGCTTTGCGCCGCATCGGGGATGGCAAAACCATTGCCAAGGGGTCCCCAGATCTTCATCAACATTCCGCGCTGCTTCGCCGCCAATTGCGCGGTACCTCGCCCGACTGCTTTAAAAATCATGCTGACGCTTCCGCCATTCCGGTCGATCCGGTAGAGGCTGATGGGACGAGCCAGCAACGGATCGAGGCTGCCGTCATCTCCGGCCCGGACCTGGATGAACTGCCCCGGTCTGGCCTCAGCGGCTAAGCCCGGCGCCAGTAGGTCCAGGCGATAATATCCCGGGGCTAAGATTTTCATTTCTTGAACTAATGCTTCCTGCTGAATCATGATGCCCCCGTCTCAAATGACTTGGCGATAGCGGTAATCCCGAAAATCTTGAATCGGAATCGCCGAATCCGGTTCCCATCCTTCTTCCAACGCCAGCAATACATGCAGAAAAGCAGTGACCGTATCCAAAGACGTCAGACAAGGAATATTATGTTCCACTGAGGCCCGGCGAATTTTAAAGCCATCCCGTTCGGGCGCTTTCCCGCGGGTGATCGTATTGACCAGCAGCTGCACCTCGCCACGTTTGATGGCGTCGAGAATGTTCGGCGACTCCTCATCGATCTTATTCAACTTCGTGACCGGAACGCCGCGCACCCGCAGATAAGCGGCGGTACCCATCGTCGCCAGGATGCGGAAGCCCCTTTCGGAGAGTCTTTTGAGCAATGGCAGCGCTTCGGCTTTATCCCGGTCCGACAAGGTGGCCAGTATCGTGCCACCCCGGGGCAGATTGTAACCGGCTGCGACAAATGCCTTATACAGAGCCCCGGCATAAGTCCGGTCAACTCCCATCACTTCCCCGGTGGATTTCATCTCCGGACCCAACGAAATATCGACTTGGGTTAGTTTCGAAAAGGAGAAAACGGGCGCTTTCACCGCAATCAGCTTGGGCTCCGGCCACATGCCCCCGGCATAACCTTGGTCATGCAACGTTTGATGGAGAATCGCCCGGGTGGCTACTTGGACCATGGGGATTCCGGTAATCTTGCTCATAAACGGCACCGTCCGGCTCGACCGGGGATTAACCTCGATACAATACACCTCGTCGTCAGAGAGGACGAACTGAATATTAATCAATCCGACCACTTTTAAAGCCTTCGCCAATCGCAAAGTGTAGCTTAAAATCTTTTCCTTCTCGCCCATGCTCAGATGTTGGCTGGGATAGATGGCAATGGAATCTCCGGAGTGGACTCCGGCCCGTTCCAGATGCTCCATAATCCCCGGTATCAACACGTTCTCTCCGTCACAGATGGCGTCGACCTCACATTCCCGGCCCGAGACATAGCGATCGACCAGGACCGGGTGTTCGGGAGCGGCTTTCACGGCAGAGGTCAAGTAATTGCGAAGCTCGTCGAAGTTATAGACGATCTCCATCGCCCGTCCGCCCAAGACGTAAGAAGGCCGTACCAATACCGGAAAACCAATCTCCTTGGCCACTTCCAGCGCTTCCTCCATCGAAACGACCGTTCGCCCCGCCGGCTTGGGAATCCCTAGATCCAGCAACAACTTGTCGAACCGTTTACGATCCTCCGCCAAGTCAATGGAATCAACGGAGGTTCCGAGGATCCGAATTCCCGCCTGTTCCAGCTTGGCAGCGAGATTGATGGCGGTCTGCCCGCCAAACTGCACAATGACGCCCTCCGGTTGTTCCAACTCCAAGATATGCAGCACGTCTTCCACGGTTAACGGCTCAAAATACAACCGGTCGCCGGTGTCAAAGTCCGTGCTGACCGTCTCCGGATTATTGTTGATGATAATCGCTTCGATGCCGGCATCTTTCAACGCCCATACCGAATGGACGCTACAATAATCAAATTCGATACCCTGGCCGATCCGGATCGGTCCGGACCCGATGACGGCAATCTTGCGTTTCCCAGTGGGAACGGCTTCGTTTTCCCGTTCGTAGCAGGAATAAAAGTACGGCGTAGCCGCCTCGAATTCTGCCGCGCAAGTATCCACCATTTTATAGACCGGGCGCAACTTGTGTTCATAGCGGAACTGACGAACCTCTTCCTCCCGGGATCCAGTGAGCCTGGCAATTTCGCGGTCGGAGAAGCCCAAGCGCTTGGCCGCGGTCAAAACTTCCGGATCGCGGTAGCCGACGGCGCTCAACTGCTTCTCGGTATTAACGATATTCAATAGCTTTTGCAGGAAGAACCGATCCACTTGCGTGCGCCCGTTTAAATCGTCGATGGAATAACCGCGCCGTAAGCATTCGACGAGGAAGAAAAGGCGCCGGTCGTCCGCTGCGACGATAGCGTGCTCCAGTTCTTCGCGGCTCAACTCCGCCGCTCCCGGCAATGCCAAACCGTACTGGCCAATCTCCAGGGAGCGAATCGCCTTCAATAGAGCGGGTTCCAGTGAGCGGTCAATTGCCATAACCTCGCCGGTCGCCTTCATTTGAGTGTTGAGCGTACGGTCGGCTAGGTTGAACTTGTCAAACGGCCAGCGGGGTATCTTCATCACTACATAGTCCAAGGCCGGTTCGAACGAGGCGTAGGTCTTGCCGGTGACGGCATTTTTAATCTCGTCGAGATGGAGCCCGATGGCAATCTTCGCGGCGACCTTGGCGATGGGGTAGCCGGTGGCTTTGGAAGCCAAGGCGCTCGACCGGCTGACCCGCGGGTTGACCTCAATGACATAATACTGGAAGCTGTGCGGATCGAGCGCATACTGGACGTTACAGCCGCCCTCGATTCCCAGCGCGCGAATGATCTTCAGCGACGCCGCCCGGAGCATTTGATACTCCCGGTCGGCCAATGTTTGGCTGGGTGCCACCACGATGCTGTCCCCAGTATGAATCCCCACCGGGTCGAGGTTCTCCATATTACATACCGTAATACAACTATTGTTGGCATCCCGCATTACTTCGTATTCGATCTCTTTAAACCCGGCCACTGACTGCTCCAGCAACACTTGCGTGATGGGACTCAACGTCAAGCCGCGGACCACAATCTCCTCCAGCTCGGTCCGGTCATGGGCGATCCCGCCGCCGGTCCCGCCCATGGTATAGGCGGGCCGGATAATCAGCGGATACCCCACCTTGGCTGCAAAAATTAATGCCTCTTCCAGCTTTGAAATAATGGCGCTTTCCGGAATCGGTTCGCCGATTTCCAGCATCGTCTGTTTAAAAAGCTGGCGATCTTCCGCTTTCTTAATCGCCGTCAAAGGGGTTCCCAACAGCCGGACTTTAAACTCATCCAAAATACCGGCTTCCGCCAGCTTAACCGCCATATTCAAACCGACTTGCCCGCCCAGCGTGGGCAATAAGCCGTCGGGACGTTCCTTCGCAATGATTTGGCGCAACGAATCCACCGTCAGCGGTTCGATATACACGCGATCGGCCATATTGGAGTCGGTCATGATCGTGGCCGGATTCGAATTCACCAGCACAACCGAGAGCCCTTCTTCCTTTAAGGAACGGCAGGCTTGAGTACCGGCATAATCGAACTCAGCCGCCTGACCGATGATAATCGGGCCTGAACCGATAACCATTACTTTCTTGAGAGATTGATCCAAAGGCATGGTTTCACCCACTTGAAAAATATTCGTATTCAACCGTCGATAGCGAATCGACCCAAGGTTTGCTTCTCGAAAAATGAATAATTATAAATAGGAAACGAATTCGTCGAATAAATATTCAGAATCGGTCGGTCCGGGCGCCGCTTCCGGATGATATTGCACCGAGAAGATCGGCAGCTTGCGGTGGCGCAGACCTTCCACCGTACCGTCATTGACATTGATATGCGACACAATGGTCTCCGTCGGGTCGAGGGAATCGGCGCGGACCGCGAAACCGTGGTTCTGCGAAGTAATGGTGACCTTTCCGGTCAGCAAATTCTTGACCGGATGATTCCCGCCGCGATGTCCGAATTTCAATTTGTAGGTATCACCGCCCAGTGCCAAACCGATGATCTGGTGTCCCAGGCAAATTCCGAAAATCGGCAGTCTGCCTTGGAGTTCTTGGACCATTGTAACGGCGTACGGCACATCCTTGGGATCGCCGGGGCCGTTGGAAAGCATGACTCCGTTGGGTTTCATGCTCAAAATCTCTGTGCTGCGAGTATCACATGGCACCACCGTAACCCGGCAGCCATGCGCGGCCAGACGGCGAACGATGTTGCCTTTGGCGCCGAAATCCACCAGCACCACGTGCTTATCTCCTTCGCCCTCGCTATAGATTTGGTCGGTGGTAACGCCCTTGATAAAATCCTGCCCGGAAAGATCGGGGATTGCCGCCACCCGCTCCAAGAGCGCAGCCTCGGAATCATCGGCGGTGGTAATTAGACCTCGCATCGTCCCTTTGCTCCGCAATGTCTTGGTCAGCGAACGGGTATCGATTCCGGCGATACCGGGGATATCGTACTGTTTTAAAAAGGCGTCCAGGGTCAGCTCCGCCCGCCAATTACTCGGTTCCGGGCAATATTCCTTGACGATAAAGCCTCGGGCGTGCGGCCGCCGGGACTCAAAATCAAAGGGATTAATACCGTAATTTCCTATCAACGGATACGTCATGGTTACGATCTGGCCGCTGTAGGAGGGGTCGGTCAAGATCTCTTGATAGCCGGTCATTCCGGTGTTAAAAACCACTTCACCGCCGATCTCCCGAGCCGCTCCAAACGATTGTCCGGTATAGATGCTACCGTCTTCCAGTACCAAGCGAGCCTGTTTCATAGGCCAACCTCCACATTCAATCGAACTTGCCTTCCAAACTGTTCTGACATTCTGTCGCATTTATTGTAACATAAATATACATTATATTAAAATATTTATTCAACGAATTTTTGCCCGTCATACTTTAAAATTCCGTTAACCCAAACCGTTTCAACTCTCGCCTTTAATTTCCTGCCGATGAAAGGAGAATTTTTAGATTTCGATGCAATTTCTTCCGGCTTGACCACCCATTCCCACTCGGGGTCGACGATGATAAGGTCCGCCAGATCGCCGGGCTGCAGCCGGCCGGCGGGCAAGTTCAAGAGCCGGGCCGGGTTGACAGACAGCTTTTCGACTAATTGTTCCTTGGTCAGCCAACCTCCCAGCACCAATTCGGTCCAAGCGACGCTGAACGCCGTCTCCAAGCCGATCATCCCGGTGGGAGCCAGCGCGAACTCACGATGTTTTTCTTCCAAAGAGTGCGGCGCATGATCCGTGGCGATGACCTGGATTGTTCCATCTTGCAAACCCCGGCGGAGCGCTTCTCGGTGCTCCTCGCTCCGCAGTGGCGGGCTGACTCGGAAGGCGGTATCATAATTCTCCAGGGCTTGGTCGGTCAGGGTGAAATGATGCGGCGTCGCCTCGCCGCTGACGTTCAATCCGCGCCGCTTCGCCTCGGCCAACATTCCCACGCCTTTGGCAGTGCTGAGATGACAGAAATGAACCTTGCCGCCGGTATATTCGGCGATGAGTAGGTCACGGGCAATCATCACATCCTCGGCGAGGGCTGGAATTCCGGGTAGGCCCAGCACTGTTGACCAATAGCCTTCATGCATCACCCCGGCATCGGCCAGTTTCGGCTCCTCCTCGTGAAGCAACAGCGGCCGGTCGAACAAGGCTGCATACTCCAGCGCCGACCGAAGCACCGCCGGATTGGTCAACGTCTTGCCGTCATCCGAGAATGCGACCGCTCCGGCCTCGGCCATTTCGCCCATTTCCGCCAGTTCTTCACCCTTCAGGCCCTTGGTAATGGCGCCGATGGGATAAACCTTGGCCCAACCATTCTGACGCGCCTTGCTTAAAACGTATTCAATGACGACTGCGCCATCGGCCACCGGATTGGTATTCGCCATGCACGCCACGGCGGTAAATCCGCCTTTGACCGCCGCCCGGGTGCCGCTGGCGATGGTCTCTTCATCTTCGCGGCCGGGCTCCCGCAGATGACAATGCATATCGATCAGGCCCGGAAGCACCATTTTTCCTTCGGCTTGGATGATTACGGCATCCTCGACCGGCAACTCCTGTCCGACCGCGACCACTTGGCCCGCATCCAACAGCAGATCGCCGACTCCGGAGTACTCGCCCGCTGGATTGACAATCTCCCCGCCCTTAATGCAATATTTCATCTTTGTTGCCTCCTCCGGTTAACAGATATAAAAGCGCCATCCGGACCGCCACTCCGTTGGTGACCTGCTCGGTGATGACTGATTGATCGTGGACCGATACTTCTTCGCTGATCTCTACTCCGAGATTGGCCGGCCCGGGATGCATCACTAATAAATCGGGGCGGGCCTGTCTCAATCGGGATAAGTTGACTCCGAATAATTTGGAATACTCGCGCAATGTCGGAAAGTAAGCTTTGGTCTGCCGTTCCAGCTGAATCCGGAGAATATTGACCACGTCCGCGTCGCGTAATGCCTTGTCCAAATCCGTCTCGATGGTCACGCCAAATTCACCGATTCCTTTGGGAATCAAGGTCGGGGGGGCGACCACCGTAACCTTCGCGCCGAGCTTGGTCAAACCGTAAATATTGGACTTAGCTACCCGGCTATGCAGGATGTCTCCGACGATGACGACATTCAAACCGGCGATCCGGCCTTTCTTTTCCCGAATCGAATAGAGGTCCAGCAATCCTTGGGTGGGATGCTCATGCGCTCCATCTCCCGCGTTGATAACGTGAGCCGCTACCGAATCCGCAAGCAACCTGGGAGTACCGCCCAACGAGTGCCGGATGATGATTAAATCGACTCCCATCGCTTCCAGAGTTCTGGCAGTGTCCACAAAGCTCTCTCCCTTGGCCACGCTGCTAGAGGAGACTGTCAGGTTGACCAGGTCGGCGCTCATCCATTTGCCGGCAATCTCAAAGGAAGTCCGGGTCCGGGTACTCGGTTCGAAAAAGAGGGTTACAACCGTTTTGCCGCGCAAGGTCGGGACTTTTTTCAAATCCCGGCTAAAAATGTCCTTGCAGGCGGTGGCCGTGTCCAGAATCAGTTGAATCTGTTCGGCATTCAGTTCACGCAATCCCAATAGATCCTTGGGGAGTTTTGCCATTCCTTTTTCACTCCATTACTGATTAGATTCGTTTTTCCACTGCATTCCGGAGGATATAAAAAAATCCTCCGGCAAGGGGAGGATGAAACGCCTTTCGGGTCCTCCCTTCACCGTCTCGCGGGGCGGTTTTAAAGGGATTCGTCAGGTGGCGCGTCGTTTTCGGAAATTACCACACAATCTTCGCCATCGCTCTCTTTGAGCTTTACGTGAACTACTTCTCTGGTGGAAGTCGGTACGTTTTTGCCTACATAATCGGCTCGAATGGGTAGTTCCCGGTGACCCCGGTCAATCAGGACTCCCAACTGAATGCAAGATGCCCTGCCAAGATCCATTAATGCGTCGAGCGCCGCTCGGACGGTCCGGCCAGTGAATAAGACATCATCAATGAGAATAATCTTTTTATTATTGATCTTCACCGGAATCTCCGTCCGGTGCAATACCGGCTGGGATGAGATGAGCGACAAGTCGTCCCGGTAAAATGTGATATCCAACATGCCTACCGGAAGCGATACTCCCTCATGCTCCCGAATGAATTCCGCCAACCGGTTGGCCAACGGCACTCCCCGGGTGCGTATTCCCACCAGAATCAGGTCATCCGTTCCTTTATTGCGTTCCGTAATTTCATGCGAGAGGCGATACAGAGCGCGACGAATATTCTCTTCGTCCATTACCTGGGCTTTTATTTTTAACATGAGCGAGCCTCCTGACATTAAAAAACCTTCTTACGCAAGGCATAAGAAGGTTGATCGACAACTCAACATCAAAACCCCTTCCTAGCCTCACGGGACTAGCCTTAAAAGGTTTATCCTGATTTATTATAGATTAACAGAGCGGGCTCTTCCTGTCAATCGTTTCTTCAGACGATCCAGTAAACTTTTTATTACAAGGGCTAACTTGGTAAATGATTTTGATGATTATCAAGTTCGCTTCGCTTACTCCCGGATGGGATTGAGGGATAAATTATGCCGTCGAGTGATCCATCATGGCGGGCTCTCTACCGGATTCCTCGAGAATTGACCTTCACCCTCACAGATCCGTATGTACCCAATTGAGGCATGATTTGACGGTTTACTAGTAATTCTCGGCTTATCCACAGCCAAAATCATTAATCAGACTCAAGGATTTCATTTATCCACGGAAATAGATCATTTATTCACAAAAAGAGCTTGTTGAGCGATTGAAAGAGCTCTTTGATCCATAAAAAGTGATTAATGATTTACAAAACGATCTCTTTCAGCTCCTCAACAAGCTCACAACAGATTCATGATCATGTCAAAAAAGCTAAGATGTCGAACCATGTATATAGAAGTATAAGAAAATTGACTATCAAATTAATTCCGCAAAACAGGAGCAGTGAGATTTTGATGAGTAATCGTAACGGTAAGGCTGGAAGTCGATCATCAATAAAATATCACGAGGGCTGCCATAGACAGTCCTCATTCTGCATCGTATGTTATTTTAGCCAGGGCGGAATGATATCGTCATCATTGCCAATCGCATAAAAAAGAAAACCACTCAAGTGAGTGGCCTTAATAAATATAAATCTACGACCTAAAAACTAAGACTTGCAACTACGAAAGGAAGCCGGCATTTCCTTTACGCAGGGTGAGCGTTCTCTTGTCCGCCGACGTCTGCGTCAAGAAAAGCACTCCATCGCCCCTATCTCATAACCCGTACCAATAGGAACTATCCTTAGTATAATCTTTCTTTATCAAACAAGCAAAATCATTCTGAGTCCAAATCCGTCGAAATATTCCCTTGGGATCAATTTATTTCCAAAAAAGACGAAAAAAGAGACTTGCAGTAACCTTTTCTCCGGCTACCGCACTCGTTCCACGATACCTGTAACCTTTCAGCTACAAATACTCGTTACTCGTACTACGATAGCCTTTGACCGACTGCCATTGAAACTTGAAATCGGCTTGCAATCTCCCGATTATCAACGAACCAATTGCGCTTCAATAACAATCTGGGCTCAATTGCCATTCATGAGTTTTTTGACTCGAACAATCGCCTCGAACCAGATATCCCATTCACGGCAATCTGCTAAGAATGATATGAATCCGAGTCACATTTAGATCCATACCAATCTGTTAACGGCTCTTCAGAACTATAAACGAGCCGTTAACATTCTGAACCTCGGTCGCTGCAAATCTCCTCTATTATCATTGGCCTTTTCAAGGCCGATTATTCTTAGAAATATTATTAACCCCCAAGTAAATCAATGTTTATTTCCCTCGCTCCCATTGGGCACATTCATGTCGGAGTAAAGTTTACGCAATGCTTTCTTTTCGATGCGGGATACATACGACCGCGATATTCCCAAGAATTTGGATATTTCGCGCTGGGTTTTATTGATTCCGTCAATTAACCCATAACGCAGTTCAATGACTTTCTTTTCCCGTTTGGATAATTTATTTAGCCTTTCTTTCAGCTTTTCCTCCTCAAGCAATGTTTCGACTTGCTCTGGGACTACCTCCGAACCAGTATCCAGAATATCCAGCAGAGTAATCTCATTGCCTTCCTTATCGGAACCGATCGGATCGGAAAGCAAGATATCGTTCTTATTCTTTTTAATGGTCCGTAAGTGCATCAAAATCTCATTCTCGATGCAACGCGCCGCATACGTAGCCAATCGCGTATTGCGGTTCCTTTTGAAGGTAGCGATTCCTTTAATTAAACCAATCGTACCGATAGAGATCAGGTCATCGGTATCTTCGCCGGTACAATCGAATTTCTTGACAATGTGCGCGACGAGCCGAAGATTCCGTTCGATTAAGATATTTCTAGCTTCTTCATCTCCACTCTCCAAGCGGGCTAGCAAAACGCTTTCTTCTTCTTCGGTTAAAGGAAGTGGGAAAACATTATTGTTGGAGATATAGCCTAAAAGATAGAAGAAGCCAGCTACAACCATTCCGACCGCTGGCCCGAAGATGGGTACTTCCATCGAAACATGCCACCTCCACTGGATTTACCGGAATTATTCCGTTATAAATCCTATGTGAAAATGGCATCTTTAGTGCTAGTCTCTTATTTTGGTAACTTTCTCCATTATTTCCCTGAAGATCGGAGCAGCGGCTTTTCCGCCAGCCCCTCCTTGCTCGCAAAATACCACTGTTACATAACGCGGTTTAGAATAGGGTGCAAATCCTGCAAACCAGGCATTATCAGTGGCGTAGCCATCCTCGCCGGTTTGAGCGGTTCCGGTTTTTCCAGCCGCTTCACCGCCATATAGAGCTGCTTCTTTACCGGTGCCGAAGTCAACCACGGCCTTCATCATTCGCCGAATAATGGCGGTGGTCTCCGGTTTTAAGACGCGAACCGGCGGTTGAGGCTCCAACCATTTGATCTCCGAGTTTTCCCCGTCTTTCGTTCCCAATACCAGGCGAGGAATATTTCGAATTCCGCCGTTGGCAATGGTCTGAACCAGGGAAGCCACTTGCAGGGGAGTCGTCATTACTCCCTGTTGACCCAAAGCCATATTGGCTTGTTCGCCCGGAGACATTCCTAAGCCGCTCGGCAATTCACCCCACGCCTCATCCTTCAAGCCGATATTGCAAGGTTGCGCCAATCCGAGCCGGTCACCATATTGAAGAATGATTTCGGGCCCGAGGCGAAGGGCAATTTCAATAAAGATCGGGTTATAAGAGTAAGCCAAAGCTTCGGTTAATGAAAGCCGGCCAACATCCCCGGTTGGAAAATGCCAGCGGGCCATATCAGGGTAGGAATATGCCGTAAAGACTTCGTTTGGGTTCAATAATCCGCCGTCTATCCCGGCGCAGAGTGTGACTAACTTAAAAATCGAACCGGGGTTATAAGCCGCAATTGCCCGGTTCAGGAACGGGTTATTGGGATCGCTCAAACTTTCTTGAAGATTCGCGAAATTAACCATAGGGCGGCTGGCCATCGCCAATATCTGACCCGAATTGACATCCAGAACGACGATCGCTCCTTTTAATCTTTCGCGATCCATCACCGCTTCCGCAATTCGCTGAATTCGCTCATCTAAAGTTAGAATGACACCCGATTCGCTACTTGATTTTCGGAGGTTGCGGATACCCAGCCCTTGAAAAGGATGATGTTTTCCGTCGACAAACGCGACCAGAGAAGCCGTGCTCCGAGAGGCGGTTAAAAATG
This genomic stretch from Hydrogenispora ethanolica harbors:
- the sigK gene encoding RNA polymerase sporulation sigma factor SigK is translated as MEVPIFGPAVGMVVAGFFYLLGYISNNNVFPLPLTEEEESVLLARLESGDEEARNILIERNLRLVAHIVKKFDCTGEDTDDLISIGTIGLIKGIATFKRNRNTRLATYAARCIENEILMHLRTIKKNKNDILLSDPIGSDKEGNEITLLDILDTGSEVVPEQVETLLEEEKLKERLNKLSKREKKVIELRYGLIDGINKTQREISKFLGISRSYVSRIEKKALRKLYSDMNVPNGSEGNKH
- a CDS encoding peptidoglycan D,D-transpeptidase FtsI family protein: MDPLEQSYRRILFIIGLVFCASLILLIQLIRIQVVEHRHYSQLTVQQRSRYLLTNPLRGAFYDRNGRSLRGADRAWYIMIQNPLRDAMAERLAAIFGPDFQTERERQRHAGRWVYPKPLKASQVRSLERFKSQEWQIIANPAAPQATKLAWHALGSVRDGKGVSGLESLYDSFLTASRSTASLVAFVDGKHHPFQGLGIRNLRKSSSESGVILTLDERIQRIAEAVMDRERLKGAIVVLDVNSGQILAMASRPMVNFANLQESLSDPNNPFLNRAIAAYNPGSIFKLVTLCAGIDGGLLNPNEVFTAYSYPDMARWHFPTGDVGRLSLTEALAYSYNPIFIEIALRLGPEIILQYGDRLGLAQPCNIGLKDEAWGELPSGLGMSPGEQANMALGQQGVMTTPLQVASLVQTIANGGIRNIPRLVLGTKDGENSEIKWLEPQPPVRVLKPETTAIIRRMMKAVVDFGTGKEAALYGGEAAGKTGTAQTGEDGYATDNAWFAGFAPYSKPRYVTVVFCEQGGAGGKAAAPIFREIMEKVTKIRD